One Actinomycetes bacterium genomic window, CACGACCAGCCCGGTCAGGCCGGGCGGGACGGCGTCCGCCCAGCCGACGTCGTCCGGCAGTCCGGGGGGCCGGTCGGCCAGGTCGACGCCCAGCAGCCGCAACCGTCCACCGAACCGCGCGCCGCCGGACTGGGCGCGCAGCTCCACGAGCAGCTCGCCGCGCCCGGCACCGACGTCCACCAGGTCGAGCCGCCGCGGGTGGCCGAGTGCAGCGTCGACGTCGCCCAGCAGGACGAGCAGCGCCCGGGCGAGGTCGGGCCCCACATGCGGTGACGTGCGAAAGTGCCCGGCCGGGCCCTCCGCCCGCCGGTAGAAGCCGGCCGGGCCGTACAGCGCCCGCTGGACGGCGCTTCGCCATGGCTCCCAGGGCACACCGGGACGGTACGCCGACGGTGTCCCTGCCTTCCCGCACCGTGCCGGCCCGACGCCGCAGCAGCCCCGCAGCGGTGGCGTCGTACGCTGCCCCGATGAGCGCTCAGCCCGTCCCGCACCTTCGCCCGGGGCGGCTGTCCGTCGGCGTCCTGGGCGTGGGCCGGGTGGGTGCGGTGCTCGGCGCTGCGCTGCTCGCGGCGGGGCACCGGATCGTGGCCGCCTCGGGGGTGTCCGACGCGTCGAGGGCCCGGGCCGAGCGGCTGCTCCCCGGCGTCCCGCTGGTGGCCCCGCACGACGTGCTGGCCGACGTGGACCTGGCCCTGCTGTGCGTGCCGGACGCCGCGCTGCCCACGCTGGTCGCCGGCCTGGCCGCCACCGGGTCGGTGCGGCCGGGTCAGCTGCTCGCGCACACGGCCGGCCGCTACGGCCTCGCGGTGCTCGAGCCGACCCGCGCGCAGGGAGCGCTGCCGCTGGCGCTGCACCCGGTGATGACGTTCACCGGGACGGCCATGGACCTGGGCCGGCTGGCCGGCTGCTCGTTCGGGGTCACCGCCCCGGAGCCGCTGCGCCCGATCGCCGAGGCGCTCGTGCTGGAGATGGGCGGCGAGCCGGTCTGGGTCGCCGAGGCGGACCGCACGCTCTACCACGCGGCCCTCGCGCACGGCGCGAACCACCTGACCACCCTGGTGGCCCAGGCCACGGACCTGTTGCGCCGCGCCGGGATCGAACAGCCGGGCCGGGTGATCG contains:
- a CDS encoding SAM-dependent methyltransferase, whose translation is MPWEPWRSAVQRALYGPAGFYRRAEGPAGHFRTSPHVGPDLARALLVLLGDVDAALGHPRRLDLVDVGAGRGELLVELRAQSGGARFGGRLRLLGVDLADRPPGLPDDVGWADAVPPGLTGLVVANEWLDNVPVDVVEVGSDGPRLVLVDPASGAERLGGPADALDAEWLQRWWPVTEAAVGARAEVGRPRDDAWAGLVGSVTSGLAVGIDYGHVAADRAAGRYPAGT
- a CDS encoding DUF2520 domain-containing protein, translated to MSAQPVPHLRPGRLSVGVLGVGRVGAVLGAALLAAGHRIVAASGVSDASRARAERLLPGVPLVAPHDVLADVDLALLCVPDAALPTLVAGLAATGSVRPGQLLAHTAGRYGLAVLEPTRAQGALPLALHPVMTFTGTAMDLGRLAGCSFGVTAPEPLRPIAEALVLEMGGEPVWVAEADRTLYHAALAHGANHLTTLVAQATDLLRRAGIEQPGRVIGPLLAATLDNAVSAGEVTLTGPVARGDAGTVAAHVRVIGAAAPETLPSYRALARATADRALASGRLRPADAEALLEALAGPVDEGTVG